The following are encoded together in the Mycosarcoma maydis chromosome 4, whole genome shotgun sequence genome:
- a CDS encoding uncharacterized protein (related to SCP160 - involved in control of mitotic chromsome transmission) gives MVSAADLMRQHQAQFAQADAVAAELPPMADPFPSLVQDPFPPEPAAAPSASASSSSAAAALMNASNAASANGGAALSPSNGRAPRSKQPDFSSESAFPSLGAAVNPVKGQWGNKTSTWNGSAPVIQRSVAQQTFSLTLSHDSFVKLSTVMSKVQNKYRGVKIEASTTRKTGTTTFVLKAADEAVVKNAKREITVLLAKHVSTQIMIPASLRAYVIGAKGKNLKVITEQTGVKVNIPPRDPAADPSADVDVNQRNNIDYDNDEQIPITLEGDEINVKQAQAMIQAIVAEKTSKITQRLTHIDHIFYPFIAGPKGVNASQLETRFGEGDLSIRVPPRAAFLHSKDAGEDDSAEPKRERDLAIVISGDREKVPKAIAAIEAQVDEMKNSFRTLAISIPKRQHRFLVGDAANDILASTSCSVELAAIDDPSDSVTIRGPQSQLPLALTAAMEKANAVRVEVVDVVAAHRSLAKDPVGHAKHILRWLSVGGKIPRSATAQIYLPRPAIVESTGNVQIEIVGSDAAEVSKLRETIQELVKAVPPTFVQELEVDPLLHRFIIGKKGQGLKPYEARGVDVLFPPAPSSADGDSRSDVLLVLAGSSVVSNLPADRKARDARATEILDAVKQDIEKAQVAAADIRSETLTVPAKLHRAILGPNGTTLNAVIGEDRLVAVKLGSSKAASTEKNSAGLAEDSIVVRGPSSEVQRVVKELQRIAAEAEQDNIINGHVAEFSVDANHVPHLVGRGGSAVTKLREELGVRIDFSEPSTADGANGAKKGRKPTSTAKVVLTGRKENVEEAKKRLLTQVDRLADETTVTLKIPQEMHGSFIGQGGKYVTRLQDTYAVRINFPNAIAPSGTSTPTEGGDDKSTGGRANQKPDEVTIKGGKKGVEGAKAELLELLEYEKEHNNVSTLVVSTKSIARIMGKGGATIKQIRDESEAQVDVDREDNEKDGTTSIKIRGTKKAVVAAKKAIEAISSEVDAEQVYTLTIAPEHHGILIGPQGSNIRDLIIKAGGPEDTKASSQYVQFPRRNEKDSSTVTIRGPASLAKAIRDELESAAQVLASRVIVGVVVAPQAQRMLIGRGGSRQSELQTQYAVRLVFPGWKEYASTGEPINKAELAGGDDSTIVKIIGAEDRCKALAEEIKSSFASASKSIEVPRGVHARIATPQFFRQLRSDFGVSVDTPRESASASTPAASAKNSAKVVDARIDDDDDAEENEFELEELSSTSAGNDFVSWTLTGKDEGSLQKADKRIQAAIKDAGNASHQGKLWILPSAVPRIIGRGGSGLMNIQNESGAAIEIPRDAGGLCIIRGSKDAVLHAKELIEGVASSSGRA, from the coding sequence ATGGTCTCCGCCGCTGATCTCATGAGGCAGCACCAGGCTCAGTTCGCTCaggctgatgctgttgctgccgagctCCCGCCTATGGCCGATCCTTTCCCCTCGCTCGTTCAGGACCCCTTTCCGCCCGAGCCTGCCGCTGCTCCCtcggcttctgcttcctcttcctccgccgccgccgctctGATGAATGCCAGCAACGCTGCCTCTGCTAACGGCGGCGCTGCGCTGTCGCCTTCCAATGGCCGCGCTCCTCGCTCCAAGCAGCCCGACTTTTCCTCCGAATCCGCATTCCCCTCGCTTGGCGCTGCCGTCAACCCTGTCAAGGGTCAGTGGGGCAACAAGACTTCCACCTGGAACGGCTCTGCCCCTGTCATCCAGCGCTCAGTTGCACAGCAGACCTTCTCCCTCACCCTTTCGCACGACTCGTTCGTCAAGCTCTCCACCGTCATGTCCAAGGTGCAGAACAAGTACCGCGgtgtcaagatcgaggcttCCACCACCCGCAAGACtggcaccaccaccttTGTGCTCAAGGCTGCCGATGAGGCCGTCGTCAAGAACGCGAAACGTGAGATCACCGTtttgctcgccaagcacgTCTCCACTCAGATCATGATCCCTGCCTCGCTCCGTGCCTATGTCATCGGcgccaagggcaagaaCCTCAAGGTCATCACCGAGCAGACCGGCGTCAAGGTCAACATTCCCCCTCGTGATCCTGCCGCTGACCCGTCCGCCGATGTCGATGTCAACCAGCGCAACAATATCGACTacgacaacgacgagcagatccCTATCACGCTCGAAGGAGACGAGATCAACGTCAAGCAGGCCCAGGCCATGATCCAGGCAATCGTCGCCGAGAAGACTTCCAAGATCACACAGCGACTCACCCACATTGATCACATCTTCTACCCTTTCATCGCTGGCCCCAAGGGCGTCAATGCTTCCCAGCTCGAAACCCGATTCGGCGAGGGCGACCTTTCGATCCGTGTGCCCCCTCGTGCCGCCTTCCTGCACAGCAAGGATGCTGGTGAAGACGACTCTGCCGAACCCAAACGCGAGCGTGACCTTGCTATCGTCATCTCGGGAGACCGGGAAAAGGTCCCAAAAGCCATAGCGGCCATCGAGGCTCAGGTTGACGAGATGAAGAACTCCTTCCGCACTCTCGCCATCAGCATCCCCAAACGTCAGCACCGTTTCCTCGTCGGCGACGCTGCCAATGACATTCTCGCCTCCACGTCTTGCAGCGTCGAACTGGCTGCCATTGATGATCCTTCTGACAGCGTCACCATCCGCGGCCCTCAGTCTCAGCTTCCTCTGGCGCTCACAGCCGCCATGGAGAAAGCCAATGCCGTCCGTGTGGAGGTGGTCGATGTCGTTGCAGCGCACCGgtcgctcgccaaggaCCCTGTCGGACATGCCAAGCACATTCTCCGATGGCTCAGCGTCGGCGGTAAGATTCCCCGCAGCGCAACAGCTCAGATCTACCTCCCGCGACCTGCTATCGTTGAGTCGACTGGGAATGTCCAGATCGAGATTGTCGGCTCAGATGCTGCCGAAGTCTCCAAGCTCAGAGAGACTATTCAGGAGCTCGTCAAGGCTGTCCCTCCTACTTTTGTCCAGGAGCTTGAGGTTGACCCACTCCTCCACCGCTTCATCATTGGCAAAAAGGGCCAGGGCTTAAAGCCATACGAGGCACGTGGCGTTGATGTCCTCTTCCCGCCCGCCCCCTCCAGCGCCGATGGCGACTCCCGCTCCGATGttttgctcgtcttggcgGGCTCCTCGGTCGTCAGTAATCTGCCCGCGGACCGCAAGGCTCGCGATGCCAGGGCCACCGAAATTCTTGACGCTGTCAAGCAAGACATTGAAAAAGCACAAGTTGCTGCCGCTGACATTCGTAGCGAGACGCTCACCGTCCCCGCAAAGCTTCACCGCGCCATTCTCGGCCCTAACGGCACCACGCTCAACGCCGTCATTGGCGAAGACAGACTGGTTGCCGTCAAGCTTGGATCTAGCAAAGCTGCTTCGACGGAGAAGAATAGCGCCGGCCTTGCCGAGGATTCCATCGTGGTTCGTGGCCCTAGCTCCGAGGTCCAGCGTGTTGTCAAGGAGCTTCAACGCATTGCCGCTGAGGCCGAGCAGGACAACATCATCAACGGCCACGTTGCCGAGTTCTCGGTCGACGCCAATCACGTGCCCCATCTCGTCGGTCGAGGCGGCTCGGCCGTCACCAAGCTTCGAGAAGAGCTCGGCGTGCGCATCGACTTTAGCGAGCCTTCCACTGCTGACGGTGCTAATGGCGCAAAGAAAGGTCGCAAGCCTACGTCCACCGCCAAAGTGGTGCTCACGGGTCGAAAGGAAAACGTTGAGGAAGCAAAGAAACGTCTGCTGACGCAAGTCGACAGGCTTGCCGATGAGACCACCGTCACGCTCAAGATTCCACAGGAAATGCACGGAAGCTTTATTGGTCAGGGCGGAAAGTATGTCACGCGACTGCAAGACACGTATGCCGTGCGCATCAACTTCCCCAATGCCATTGCGCCTAGCGGCACGTCTACGCCGACCGAAGGCGGCGATGACAAGTCCACCGGTGGCCGTGCCAACCAGAAGCCCGATGAGGTCACCATCAAGGGTGGTAAGAAGGGTGTCGAGGGCGCCAaggctgagctgctcgagctgctcgaataCGAGAAGGAACACAACAACGTCTCCACCCTCGTCGTGAGCACCAAATCGATCGCCCGTATCATGGGCAAAGGCGGAGCTACCATCAAGCAAATCCGAGACGAGAGCGAAGCCCAGGTCGATGTCGACCGTGAGGATAACGAAAAGGACGGTACCACCTCTATCAAGATCCGCGGCACCAAGAAGGCGGTCGTTGCGGCCAAAAAGGCCATCGAGGCCATCTCTTCCGAGGTTGACGCGGAGCAAGTCTATACGCTCACCATTGCCCCGGAGCACCACGGTATCCTCATTGGTCCTCAGGGATCCAACATTCGCGACCTCATCATCAAGGCTGGTGGACCCGAGGACACCAAGGCGTCGTCGCAGTACGTCCAGTTCCCACGCAGGAACGAAAAGGACTCGTCTACCGTCACTATTCGCGGCCCTGCGTCGTTGGCCAAGGCCATCCGCGACGAGCTAGAAAGCGCCGCTCAGGTGCTTGCTTCGCGCGTCATCGTCGGTGTCGTCGTAGCTCCCCAGGCACAGAGGATGCTAATCGGCCGCGGCGGCTCGCGTCAGTCTGAGCTGCAGACTCAGTACGCTGTTCGTCTCGTCTTCCCCGGCTGGAAGGAGTATGCCTCCACAGGCGAGCCCATCAACAAggccgagcttgctggAGGCGACGACTCGACGATCGTCAAGATCATTGGTGCCGAAGACAGATGCAAGGCGCTGGCCGAAGAGATCAAGTCAAGCTTTGCCTCGGCCTCCAAGTCAATCGAGGTCCCACGCGGCGTGCACGCTCGCATCGCCACACCCCAGTTCTTCCGCCAGCTCCGCTCCGATTTTGGCGTCTCAGTGGACACGCCTCGTGAGTCGGCTTCGGCCTCGACACCCGCTGCATCCGCCAAGAACAGCGCCAAGGTTGTAGATGCACgaatcgacgacgatgacgatgccgaggagAACGAGTTCGAGCTAGAGGAGCtctcctccacctctgccGGCAACGACTTCGTCTCGTGGACGCTCACCGGCAAGGACGAAGGCTCGCTTCAGAAGGCCGACAAGCGTATTCAGGCTGCCATCAAGGATGCTGGCAACGCATCGCACCAGGGCAAGCTGTGGATTTTGCCCTCAGCTGTGCCACGCATCATTGGCCGAGGAGGCAGCGGACTCATGAACATTCAAAACGAGTCGGGCGCCGCGATCGAGATtcctcgagacgctggcGGACTCTGCATCATTCGTGGCTCCAAGGACGCCGTGCTGCATGCTAAGGAGCTCATCGAAGGCGTCGCTTCTTCCAGTGGACGCGCTTGA